The proteins below are encoded in one region of Aeromonas jandaei:
- a CDS encoding ABC transporter ATP-binding protein, giving the protein MSSTPIIVVKGLGKSVSLGQESLTILEGIDLQVNSGETVALVGASGSGKSTLLGLLAGLDLPSLGAIEILGKSLGELDEEGRARLRAEQIGFVFQSFLLLPTMTALENVMLPAELRGERDCEPRARELLAAVGLGERLHHMPPRLSGGEQQRVAIARAFMTRPSLLLADEPTGNLDSKTGDKVIELLFELNRKHGTTLVVVTHDQELASRCQRQLVMVAGRLEREVSHAVV; this is encoded by the coding sequence ATGAGTTCAACCCCCATTATTGTCGTCAAGGGCCTCGGCAAATCGGTCAGCCTCGGCCAGGAAAGCCTCACCATCCTTGAAGGGATCGATCTGCAAGTCAATAGCGGCGAGACGGTGGCACTGGTCGGCGCCTCCGGGTCAGGCAAGTCTACCCTGCTCGGATTGCTGGCCGGACTCGATCTGCCGAGCCTTGGCGCCATCGAAATTCTCGGCAAGTCACTCGGCGAGCTGGATGAGGAGGGGCGGGCCAGATTGCGCGCCGAGCAGATCGGCTTTGTCTTCCAGTCATTCCTGCTGCTCCCGACCATGACGGCGCTCGAGAACGTGATGCTCCCTGCCGAGCTGCGCGGTGAGCGGGATTGTGAGCCAAGAGCCCGTGAACTTCTGGCGGCGGTCGGGCTTGGCGAACGTCTGCACCATATGCCGCCGCGCCTCTCCGGTGGCGAGCAGCAGCGGGTGGCCATTGCCCGCGCCTTCATGACCCGGCCCAGCCTGCTGCTGGCGGACGAACCGACCGGTAACCTCGACAGCAAGACCGGTGACAAGGTGATCGAGCTGCTGTTTGAGCTCAACCGCAAGCACGGCACCACTCTGGTGGTGGTGACCCATGACCAAGAGCTGGCCAGTCGGTGCCAGCGTCAGCTGGTGATGGTGGCAGGCAGGCTGGAGCGCGAGGTGAGTCATGCAGTGGTGTAA
- a CDS encoding arylesterase encodes MVRILFALLVGLGSLLSSAQAQTLLVLGDSLSAGYQMQEKQSWPALLEQKWQKEGGEHTLINASVSGETTQGGLARLPALLEQHQPDWLLIELGGNDGLRGFAPAITRQNLTSMIALAKEKRIQVALTQIQLPRNYGARYLRQFEQIFPELAETNKLPLLPFFMDDIALRPELMMNDGIHPTPAAQPQIRDKVARFMEPLMSR; translated from the coding sequence ATGGTGCGTATTCTGTTTGCCTTGCTGGTTGGCCTCGGCAGCCTGCTCTCATCCGCTCAGGCGCAAACCCTGCTGGTACTCGGTGACAGCCTGAGCGCCGGCTATCAGATGCAGGAGAAGCAGAGCTGGCCTGCCCTGCTTGAACAAAAATGGCAGAAGGAGGGGGGCGAGCACACCCTCATCAATGCCAGCGTCAGCGGTGAGACCACCCAGGGCGGACTGGCGCGCCTGCCCGCCCTGCTGGAGCAGCATCAGCCGGACTGGCTGCTGATTGAACTGGGAGGCAACGACGGCCTGCGTGGTTTTGCCCCTGCCATCACCCGCCAGAATCTGACCAGCATGATTGCCCTTGCCAAAGAGAAGCGGATTCAGGTCGCGCTGACCCAGATCCAGCTGCCTCGCAACTACGGTGCTCGCTATCTGCGCCAGTTCGAGCAGATATTCCCGGAACTCGCCGAGACCAACAAGCTGCCCCTGCTCCCCTTCTTCATGGATGATATTGCGCTGCGCCCTGAACTTATGATGAACGATGGCATTCACCCTACCCCGGCGGCGCAGCCGCAGATCCGCGACAAGGTAGCCCGCTTCATGGAACCACTGATGAGCCGCTGA
- a CDS encoding chemotaxis protein CheV: MASILDSVDQRTQLVGENRLELLMFRLGTRQMFAINVFKVREVVKLPHLNKMPGSHHNISGVANIRGTSIPVINLRSAIGMRPMPVDSESNLIITEYNRTIQGFLVGQVANIVNMTWKDILPPPRSAGRANYLTAITRIPEDGVDQIVEIIDVEKVLAEIITYDISISEEVLDRDILPEMHGRKVLIVDDSSTARNQVRETLGQLGLEVIECQDGLQALTLLKGWCDAGKKVTNEILLMITDAEMPEMDGYRLTHEVRSDPRMADLFITLNTSLSGNFNEAMVKKVGCDRFISKFQPDLLVGVAQERLRQVLEK, from the coding sequence ATGGCGAGTATATTGGATTCAGTTGATCAACGAACCCAGCTGGTAGGGGAAAACCGCCTGGAGTTGTTGATGTTCCGTCTCGGCACCCGCCAGATGTTTGCCATCAACGTCTTCAAGGTGCGAGAAGTGGTCAAGCTGCCGCACCTCAACAAGATGCCGGGCTCTCACCACAATATCAGCGGGGTGGCCAATATCCGCGGCACCTCGATCCCGGTGATCAATCTGCGCAGCGCCATCGGCATGCGTCCCATGCCGGTCGACAGCGAATCCAACCTCATCATCACCGAATACAACCGCACCATTCAGGGCTTTCTGGTGGGGCAGGTAGCCAACATCGTCAATATGACCTGGAAGGATATCTTGCCGCCGCCGCGCTCGGCCGGGCGCGCCAACTACCTCACCGCCATCACCCGCATCCCGGAAGACGGGGTAGATCAGATTGTCGAGATCATCGACGTGGAGAAGGTGCTGGCGGAGATCATCACCTACGACATCAGCATCTCCGAAGAGGTGCTGGATCGGGATATTCTGCCCGAGATGCATGGTCGCAAGGTGCTTATCGTCGATGACTCCAGCACAGCCCGCAATCAGGTGCGCGAGACGCTGGGCCAGCTGGGGCTTGAGGTTATCGAGTGTCAGGACGGCTTGCAGGCGCTGACCCTGCTCAAGGGGTGGTGCGATGCCGGCAAGAAGGTGACCAACGAGATCCTGTTGATGATCACCGATGCTGAGATGCCGGAGATGGATGGCTACCGCCTGACCCACGAAGTGCGCAGCGATCCGCGTATGGCCGATCTCTTCATCACCCTCAACACCTCCCTGAGCGGCAACTTCAACGAAGCCATGGTCAAGAAGGTGGGGTGTGACCGTTTTATCTCCAAATTCCAGCCCGATTTGCTGGTCGGCGTGGCGCAGGAGCGGCTGCGTCAGGTTCTGGAAAAGTAA
- a CDS encoding glycosyl hydrolase family 18 protein, producing MQQFLRPSRLAVLVAIAAMPAWAQAAYPAYKAGTAYKAGDIVSNAGALYECKEFPYSGWCGASPYHYEPGVGVVWADAWKLYGGEVPPPALGVAVSSPAAGASFNEGASVALAVTLSGPVTALVRVEYLIDGKLAATASASPWGASWSAAGVGAHALKARALDKDGKVLSEADSSFNVAAVVAPEAPKVSISSPASGAKVTLGRSVAVSGNVTDANNDVAKVELFVDGKKVGEDNAAPWQVNWTPDAKGSAALKLVATDKTNLVGESAAVNVTVEEAALPPSGGNLSCDIRQIYRSDGYECMGDDHARRVIGYFTSWRTGKNGLPAYLVSDIPWSKITHINYAFAAVDEQSHTIKVDDSATKMTWDGVPGAEMDPEFAYKGHFNLLSKFKKQYPDVKTLISVGGWADTRGFYTATTKGDCSVNTDGINALATSAVSFIRQYGFDGVDIDYEYPTSMKDAGNPNDFPLSNQCRGKLFANYKVMMQTLRSKLDTAGSEDGRKYMLTIASPASAYLLRGMENFQVTQYLDYVNLMTYDFHGAWNHFVGHNAALFDNKADAELAQWGVYTQKEFGGIGYLNAAWSAHYFRGALAAGKINVGVPYYTRGWQGVSGGTHGLGGKAALPSQSNCQPGTGGGTIPCGNGAVGIDNIWHDLDKNGKEIGGGAVPMWHAKNLEHAADLGITTMPSYGQAWGLDPNNPAHVMQGKYVRYYDDKAHAPWLWNEEKKVFLSTEDEESMGHKLDYIVNRGLGGVMFWEMAGDYAYDPVKKEYGMGDTLTTLAYDKFAKATKYNTKQNDLAAPAAQLDIAVSLSGFKEGDSNYPINPTLKLTNNSTQTIPGGARIEFLVPTSTSDTITDQSGMGLKVVESGGNQNSDGIANEKDFHKVALTLPTWKAWTPGSDVEVAMTYYLPAAGVPSGIRIISGSQTAGLKAEFPTLPEAVLGSGGGEGGATCSSQNINPAAYKAYPTWPQGDHANAGDRITHNKVVWQANW from the coding sequence ATGCAACAGTTCCTGAGGCCCAGCCGGCTTGCCGTGCTGGTGGCCATCGCTGCCATGCCCGCCTGGGCGCAGGCAGCCTATCCCGCCTACAAGGCCGGTACTGCCTATAAAGCCGGTGACATCGTCAGCAATGCCGGCGCTCTATATGAATGCAAAGAGTTCCCCTACTCGGGTTGGTGCGGGGCATCACCCTATCACTATGAACCCGGTGTCGGGGTGGTCTGGGCGGATGCCTGGAAGCTCTACGGCGGTGAAGTGCCGCCACCGGCGCTCGGCGTGGCCGTCAGCTCTCCGGCTGCCGGTGCCAGCTTCAACGAAGGTGCCAGCGTTGCGCTGGCGGTGACCCTGAGTGGCCCGGTGACGGCGCTGGTTCGGGTGGAATACCTTATCGACGGCAAGCTTGCTGCCACGGCCAGCGCCTCGCCCTGGGGCGCCAGCTGGAGTGCTGCGGGCGTTGGGGCGCACGCCCTGAAAGCGCGGGCGCTGGATAAGGATGGCAAGGTACTGAGCGAGGCTGATTCGAGCTTCAACGTTGCTGCCGTGGTGGCGCCAGAGGCGCCCAAGGTGAGCATCAGCAGCCCGGCCAGCGGTGCCAAAGTAACGCTCGGTCGCAGCGTGGCGGTGAGCGGCAATGTCACCGATGCCAACAACGATGTGGCCAAAGTCGAGCTGTTTGTCGATGGCAAGAAGGTAGGGGAAGACAATGCCGCCCCCTGGCAGGTCAACTGGACACCCGATGCCAAGGGCAGTGCCGCCCTCAAGCTGGTTGCTACCGACAAGACCAATCTGGTCGGCGAGTCGGCGGCAGTGAACGTCACTGTCGAGGAGGCCGCGCTGCCACCATCCGGTGGCAACCTCTCCTGCGATATCCGTCAGATCTATCGTTCTGATGGCTACGAGTGCATGGGGGATGACCATGCCCGCCGGGTCATCGGCTACTTCACCTCGTGGCGCACCGGCAAGAATGGCCTGCCCGCCTATCTGGTGAGCGACATTCCGTGGAGCAAGATCACCCACATCAACTACGCCTTCGCGGCGGTGGACGAGCAGAGCCACACCATCAAGGTGGATGACTCGGCGACCAAGATGACCTGGGATGGCGTGCCGGGTGCCGAGATGGATCCGGAGTTCGCCTACAAGGGGCACTTCAACCTGCTGTCGAAGTTCAAGAAGCAGTATCCGGACGTGAAAACCCTGATCTCGGTCGGGGGCTGGGCCGATACGCGCGGCTTCTACACCGCCACCACCAAGGGCGACTGCTCGGTCAACACCGATGGCATCAATGCGCTTGCCACGTCGGCGGTGAGCTTTATCCGTCAGTACGGTTTTGACGGGGTCGATATCGACTATGAATATCCCACCTCCATGAAGGATGCGGGCAACCCCAACGACTTCCCGCTCTCCAACCAGTGCCGCGGCAAGCTCTTTGCCAACTACAAGGTGATGATGCAGACCCTGCGCAGCAAGCTGGATACGGCGGGCAGCGAGGATGGCCGCAAGTACATGCTGACCATCGCCTCGCCAGCTTCCGCCTATCTGCTGCGCGGCATGGAGAACTTCCAGGTCACCCAGTACCTCGACTACGTCAACCTGATGACCTACGACTTCCACGGTGCCTGGAACCACTTTGTCGGCCACAACGCCGCCCTGTTTGACAACAAGGCAGACGCCGAGCTGGCGCAGTGGGGCGTCTACACCCAGAAAGAGTTTGGCGGCATCGGCTACCTCAACGCCGCCTGGTCTGCTCACTACTTCCGTGGTGCGCTGGCGGCCGGCAAGATCAACGTGGGCGTACCCTATTACACCCGCGGTTGGCAGGGGGTCAGCGGTGGCACCCACGGTCTGGGTGGCAAGGCAGCACTGCCGAGCCAGAGCAATTGCCAGCCGGGTACCGGTGGCGGCACCATTCCGTGCGGTAACGGGGCGGTCGGCATCGACAACATCTGGCACGATCTGGACAAGAACGGCAAGGAGATCGGCGGTGGTGCCGTCCCCATGTGGCATGCCAAGAACCTGGAGCACGCAGCCGATTTGGGGATCACCACCATGCCGAGCTACGGTCAGGCCTGGGGTCTGGATCCCAACAACCCGGCTCACGTGATGCAGGGCAAGTATGTCCGTTACTACGACGACAAGGCTCATGCGCCCTGGCTGTGGAACGAGGAGAAAAAGGTGTTCCTCTCCACCGAGGATGAGGAGTCCATGGGTCACAAGCTCGACTACATCGTCAATCGTGGTCTGGGTGGCGTGATGTTCTGGGAGATGGCGGGTGACTACGCCTACGATCCGGTGAAAAAAGAGTACGGCATGGGGGATACCCTGACCACGCTCGCCTACGACAAGTTTGCCAAGGCGACCAAGTACAACACCAAACAGAACGATCTGGCGGCTCCTGCAGCCCAGCTCGACATCGCGGTGAGCCTCTCCGGCTTCAAGGAGGGTGATTCCAACTATCCGATCAACCCGACCCTGAAGCTCACCAACAACTCGACCCAGACCATTCCGGGCGGCGCCCGCATCGAGTTCCTGGTGCCCACCTCTACCTCGGACACCATCACCGACCAGAGCGGGATGGGGTTGAAAGTGGTGGAGAGCGGCGGCAACCAGAACTCCGACGGGATTGCCAACGAGAAGGACTTCCACAAGGTGGCTCTGACGCTGCCGACCTGGAAAGCCTGGACGCCGGGCAGCGATGTGGAAGTGGCGATGACCTACTATCTGCCGGCCGCCGGTGTGCCGAGCGGTATCCGCATCATCAGTGGCAGCCAGACCGCGGGTCTCAAGGCCGAGTTCCCGACCCTGCCGGAGGCCGTACTGGGCTCGGGCGGTGGTGAGGGCGGTGCGACCTGCAGCAGCCAGAACATCAATCCGGCAGCCTACAAGGCTTATCCGACCTGGCCGCAAGGGGATCATGCCAATGCGGGCGATCGCATCACCCACAACAAGGTGGTGTGGCAGGCCAACTGGTGA
- a CDS encoding ExeM/NucH family extracellular endonuclease has product MKGTRTLLSLAVGLALAAPGAHAAFVCPSDPAQLTPIPTIQGTGSGSQFATDTVTDKNGNITGKISPGTFMVRGVVTTLGQSLTKGFYLTDPAGDGNPATSDGIFVYLNDSKLATNYPALKPGAEVCLEARVEEYYGGTQLKPTFEANKARLQVTAQGLTVPTSVLQVNEGETLAQALNRHEGMRVRLDSSSDLHLTRNYGFDYKVYRNNVELSHKAPLLKPTQLHIASSPEAVALAAKNGSNRLVVESDYKAPDGVLPWFPGWDADQGYLRIGDQLTGLEGVIVYNKDAFRLVVPSDVTLSTGALLRTPEDDRQPAPARATGSDLRIGSFNVLNYFTSHSSIGGALNVLCKDQADADNAKGCNRGAKSLADFEKQRTKIVNAITEMDADLLGLMEMENNGFGDNSAINNLVTRLNEQQKDASKRYAYVRLPASLLTSEKFFGGDAIMVAMIYRPALLTPASEANVIRMPEQRYTTSGVAKTAGQRDSLVQSFTVAGSKDPLTLVVNHLKSKGSGCYENGDGKTEPADLQGKCTEFRVSAAKVLGEAVSKLPGQVLLVGDFNSYAKEDPIRVLTDYNPATSERKIISASHTFIGDQSYEQLGREVTRNYGLIDLNVKFNKEKAISYSYDSELGTLDYALANPALASKVANVADWHINSFESSLFEYGNQYTGPLLKSDNPFSASDHDPIIVDLKMKGDAVKPDHGSSGGGALGLGLLALLPLAWRRRR; this is encoded by the coding sequence ATGAAAGGTACTCGCACCCTGCTGTCTCTGGCCGTGGGGCTGGCCCTCGCTGCCCCCGGCGCCCACGCAGCCTTCGTCTGCCCCTCCGATCCGGCGCAACTCACCCCCATTCCGACCATTCAGGGAACAGGCTCAGGGAGCCAGTTCGCGACCGACACCGTGACCGATAAAAACGGCAACATCACGGGAAAAATCAGTCCGGGTACCTTCATGGTGCGCGGTGTCGTCACCACCCTCGGCCAGAGCCTGACCAAAGGCTTCTATCTGACTGATCCGGCGGGAGATGGCAACCCGGCCACCTCCGATGGCATCTTTGTCTATCTCAATGACAGCAAACTTGCGACCAACTACCCGGCCCTCAAGCCGGGGGCTGAAGTCTGCCTCGAAGCCAGGGTCGAGGAGTACTACGGCGGCACCCAGCTCAAACCCACTTTCGAGGCCAACAAAGCCCGCCTGCAGGTCACAGCACAGGGGTTGACGGTGCCGACCAGCGTATTGCAGGTCAATGAAGGGGAGACGCTGGCGCAGGCACTCAATCGCCACGAAGGGATGCGGGTACGGCTCGACAGCAGCAGCGATCTCCACCTGACCCGCAACTACGGCTTCGACTACAAGGTTTATCGCAACAACGTCGAGCTCTCCCACAAGGCGCCGCTGCTCAAGCCGACCCAGCTCCATATTGCCAGCAGCCCGGAAGCGGTCGCTCTGGCTGCCAAAAATGGCAGCAACCGGCTGGTGGTCGAGTCTGATTACAAGGCACCGGATGGCGTACTGCCCTGGTTCCCGGGCTGGGATGCCGATCAGGGCTATCTGCGTATCGGTGATCAACTGACCGGGCTGGAGGGCGTCATTGTCTACAACAAGGATGCCTTCCGTCTGGTGGTACCCAGCGATGTCACCCTGAGCACCGGCGCCCTGCTGCGTACACCGGAAGATGACCGCCAGCCGGCACCCGCCCGGGCCACTGGCAGCGATCTGCGGATTGGCAGCTTCAACGTGCTCAACTACTTCACCAGCCACTCCAGCATTGGCGGCGCGCTCAACGTGCTGTGCAAAGATCAGGCGGATGCCGACAACGCCAAAGGGTGCAACCGCGGCGCCAAGAGCCTGGCCGACTTCGAGAAGCAGCGCACCAAGATCGTCAACGCCATCACCGAGATGGATGCCGACCTGCTCGGCCTGATGGAGATGGAGAACAACGGCTTTGGCGACAACTCCGCCATCAACAATCTGGTGACCCGCCTCAACGAGCAACAGAAGGATGCGAGCAAGCGCTACGCCTATGTCCGCCTGCCAGCAAGCCTCCTCACCAGCGAGAAATTCTTCGGTGGCGACGCCATCATGGTGGCCATGATCTATCGTCCGGCCCTGCTCACCCCGGCCAGCGAGGCCAATGTCATCCGCATGCCGGAGCAGCGCTATACCACGAGTGGCGTGGCCAAAACTGCCGGCCAGCGCGATTCACTGGTACAGAGCTTTACCGTAGCTGGCAGCAAGGATCCGCTGACGCTGGTGGTCAACCACCTCAAGTCCAAGGGCTCGGGCTGCTATGAAAACGGCGATGGCAAGACAGAACCGGCCGACCTGCAGGGCAAGTGTACCGAGTTCCGGGTGAGTGCGGCCAAGGTGCTGGGTGAAGCGGTCAGCAAGCTGCCGGGACAGGTGCTGCTGGTGGGCGACTTCAACTCCTACGCCAAAGAAGACCCGATCCGGGTACTGACCGACTACAACCCGGCCACCAGCGAGCGGAAGATCATATCGGCCTCTCACACCTTTATCGGCGACCAGTCCTATGAACAGCTCGGTCGCGAGGTGACTCGCAACTATGGCCTGATCGATCTCAACGTCAAGTTCAACAAGGAGAAAGCCATCTCCTACAGCTATGACAGTGAACTCGGTACCCTCGACTATGCCCTTGCCAATCCGGCGCTGGCCAGCAAGGTGGCGAACGTGGCCGACTGGCACATCAACTCCTTCGAGAGCAGCCTGTTCGAGTACGGCAACCAGTACACCGGCCCCCTGCTGAAATCGGATAATCCGTTCAGCGCCTCCGACCACGACCCCATCATCGTCGATCTGAAAATGAAGGGTGATGCCGTCAAACCGGACCACGGCTCAAGTGGCGGTGGTGCACTGGGGCTCGGCCTGCTGGCCCTGCTGCCGCTGGCCTGGCGCCGTCGGCGCTAA
- a CDS encoding glycoside hydrolase family 19 protein, whose translation MKKNRISLLLAGLMLSGHLWAAEAYDINKSYPGGSQVNYNGQVFEAKWWVNPGQTPGMAAANEWDTPWKLVGEGEVTPPDTGGDDKPNPPTPTPPDGSTTPVYMSQAELDAKEKALTDFPAMEAVKASIATRDNLVVEAVQPGRADNPGNVKRVESLLSESQFNYLFPLRAPEYTYRGLLQAAAKFPALCSDYSDGRDADAICRKTLATMFAHFAQETGGHENWRPEAEWRQALVYVREMGWNETMRGGYNAECRPDVWQGQQWPCGTFDNGEFKSYFGRGAKQLSYNYNYGPFSEAMFGTVRTLLDRPDLVADTWLNLASAVFFYTYPQPPKPSMLHVIDGTWQPNDHDKQNGLVPGFGVTTQIINGGVECGGPVEHAQSQNRINYYREFANYLGVAVPSDEVLGCKNMKVFDDKGAGALPIYWEQDWSYVAENPNGGKSYACKLVGYQTRFSAFKEGDYSRCVQHFYPEVVIEDNGGGTNLPPVANITGPAQAEGGSKVTLSGQHSSDPEGKPLTYAWTIPAGASAPALDQVTLELTLPKPASDTRLEIKLTVTDEGNLSRSTTHSLLVKGEEGGVTPPDYPAYKEGTPYKAGERVSNGGASYECKPHPYTGWCAGAAWAYEPGKGTAWSDAWIKL comes from the coding sequence ATGAAAAAAAATCGCATATCCCTTCTGCTTGCCGGCTTGATGCTGAGCGGCCACCTGTGGGCGGCCGAGGCATACGACATCAACAAATCCTACCCGGGCGGCAGCCAGGTCAATTACAACGGCCAGGTTTTCGAGGCCAAATGGTGGGTCAACCCGGGTCAGACTCCGGGCATGGCGGCCGCCAATGAGTGGGATACCCCGTGGAAGCTTGTCGGCGAAGGGGAAGTGACTCCGCCGGATACCGGCGGCGATGACAAGCCCAATCCGCCGACACCTACCCCGCCGGATGGCAGCACCACCCCCGTCTATATGAGCCAGGCCGAGCTGGATGCCAAAGAGAAGGCGCTGACCGACTTCCCGGCGATGGAAGCGGTCAAGGCCTCCATCGCTACCCGGGACAATCTGGTGGTCGAGGCAGTGCAGCCGGGCCGTGCCGACAACCCGGGCAACGTCAAGCGGGTTGAAAGCCTGCTGAGCGAGAGCCAGTTCAACTACCTCTTCCCGCTGCGCGCCCCCGAGTACACCTATCGCGGCCTGCTGCAGGCGGCGGCCAAGTTCCCGGCCCTGTGCAGCGACTACAGCGACGGCCGCGATGCCGATGCCATCTGCCGCAAGACGTTGGCAACCATGTTCGCCCACTTCGCCCAGGAGACTGGTGGCCATGAAAACTGGCGCCCGGAAGCCGAGTGGCGTCAGGCGCTGGTCTACGTGCGCGAGATGGGATGGAATGAGACCATGCGCGGCGGTTACAACGCAGAGTGCCGTCCCGATGTGTGGCAGGGTCAGCAGTGGCCGTGCGGTACTTTCGACAATGGCGAGTTCAAGAGCTACTTTGGTCGCGGCGCCAAACAGCTCTCCTACAACTACAACTACGGCCCCTTCTCCGAGGCGATGTTCGGTACGGTGCGCACCCTGCTCGACCGTCCCGATCTGGTGGCCGACACCTGGCTGAACCTGGCCAGCGCGGTGTTCTTCTATACCTATCCGCAGCCGCCCAAGCCCTCCATGCTCCATGTCATCGATGGCACCTGGCAGCCGAATGACCATGACAAGCAGAACGGTCTGGTGCCGGGCTTCGGGGTCACCACCCAGATCATCAACGGTGGGGTGGAGTGCGGTGGCCCGGTCGAGCACGCCCAGTCCCAGAACCGCATCAACTACTACCGCGAGTTTGCCAACTACCTCGGGGTGGCGGTGCCATCCGACGAGGTGCTGGGTTGCAAGAACATGAAGGTGTTTGACGACAAGGGCGCCGGTGCCCTGCCCATCTACTGGGAGCAGGACTGGAGCTATGTGGCAGAGAACCCCAACGGCGGCAAGAGTTACGCGTGCAAGCTGGTGGGTTACCAGACCCGTTTCAGCGCCTTCAAGGAGGGAGATTACAGCCGCTGTGTTCAGCACTTCTATCCGGAGGTGGTGATCGAGGATAACGGCGGTGGCACCAACCTGCCGCCGGTGGCCAATATCACCGGCCCGGCGCAGGCCGAAGGTGGCAGCAAGGTGACCCTCTCCGGCCAGCACTCCAGCGATCCGGAAGGCAAGCCGCTCACTTATGCCTGGACTATCCCGGCCGGTGCCTCTGCGCCTGCGCTGGATCAGGTGACGCTGGAGTTGACCCTGCCCAAGCCGGCCAGCGATACCAGGCTGGAGATCAAACTGACGGTCACAGATGAAGGTAATCTGAGCCGCAGCACCACCCATAGCCTGCTGGTGAAAGGAGAGGAGGGGGGCGTAACGCCGCCTGACTATCCGGCCTATAAAGAGGGGACTCCCTACAAGGCGGGCGAGCGGGTCAGCAACGGCGGTGCCAGCTACGAGTGCAAACCGCACCCCTACACCGGCTGGTGCGCCGGTGCCGCCTGGGCTTATGAGCCGGGCAAGGGAACCGCGTGGAGTGATGCCTGGATCAAGCTGTGA